The Metabacillus schmidteae genome includes a region encoding these proteins:
- a CDS encoding DUF5366 family protein, which produces MKNTYFTSYFPLITILLFSTSLSIATVMIVIDYLQTFGIYDGMLEFFSSNGIKLALFILFALLFFMVFSALKLIANTVTELSLLFFSKDVAGENLTKIRGGSAIYLIGGSLSLIVVQYPIFIIVLFLISTLGYFVYIVYKISQTLTSFSLIGLVLFHVLFWFIFILGTLYICFRLYNSIMASLPV; this is translated from the coding sequence ATGAAAAATACATACTTTACAAGCTATTTTCCTCTTATAACAATTTTGCTTTTTAGTACTTCTTTATCAATTGCAACAGTTATGATTGTCATAGATTATTTACAAACATTCGGTATTTATGATGGGATGTTGGAGTTTTTTTCAAGTAATGGAATAAAGCTTGCTTTATTTATTCTTTTTGCACTTTTGTTTTTTATGGTTTTTTCGGCATTAAAACTTATTGCAAATACTGTCACAGAGCTTTCCCTTTTGTTTTTCTCGAAAGATGTTGCAGGTGAAAACTTAACGAAAATTAGAGGGGGATCTGCAATTTATTTAATTGGTGGATCTTTATCTCTAATTGTTGTACAGTATCCGATATTTATCATTGTGCTCTTTCTTATTTCAACTCTCGGATATTTTGTTTATATTGTTTATAAGATTAGTCAAACCTTAACTTCTTTTTCTTTAATAGGATTAGTATTATTTCATGTTCTGTTTTGGTTTATTTTTATATTAGGGACGTTGTATATTTGTTTTAGGCTTTATAATAGTATTATGGCTAGTTTACCTGTATAA
- a CDS encoding thiol-disulfide oxidoreductase DCC family protein has protein sequence MDNQKTPILLFDGVCQFCDQSVQFIIRHDKNGIIKFAALQSNKGQELLREHQLSTTDLNSLVFIHGDRYFTKSTAVMEICRHLGGEWKIFAVMLRLTPRPVRDTLYDFVAKNRYKWFGQKNQCMIPSKEVRNRFLQ, from the coding sequence ATCGATAACCAAAAAACACCTATTTTGCTTTTTGATGGGGTTTGTCAATTTTGTGACCAATCCGTCCAATTCATCATCCGACACGATAAAAATGGAATCATAAAATTCGCCGCCCTACAGTCAAATAAAGGACAGGAACTATTGCGTGAACACCAGCTTTCAACAACAGATTTGAACAGTTTGGTTTTCATACATGGTGATCGGTATTTTACAAAATCAACGGCAGTTATGGAAATATGCCGACACTTAGGTGGAGAGTGGAAGATTTTTGCTGTAATGTTAAGACTTACACCTAGACCAGTTCGTGATACTTTATATGACTTTGTGGCTAAAAATCGCTATAAATGGTTTGGTCAAAAAAATCAATGTATGATACCTAGTAAAGAAGTAAGAAATAGATTTTTACAATAG
- a CDS encoding transglycosylase domain-containing protein — protein MRSLFGWILIILMIPIFLLCGIVAGKESQAVKGLGTVLDEKIPIDSVQLVENSYIFDHEGRLISEVINAQQNRTYLSFEDIPEIVKTLYIESEDNRFYEHIGFDAAGMLRAVLINAQSQSVEQGGSTITQQLARNVFLSHEQSYNRKLSELLYSYQLEKNFSKEQILEAYLNVIYFGNGTYGIGTASTYYFNKQIQELSLAELVFISAIPNNPTMYDPVKNFKATKERQERLLQLLYENGAISNDELRNAINDSITLSIKSRIDTNADYVTYVHYELKQLIAEKEGISKQLETTKNKESLEKQLNERVNKVLSNGVIIHTGLESERQNTLVRAIEKYIPSNDIQGSAAVINHKTHQIVALSGGKDYEKYAFNRAFQAYRQPGSAIKPLLDYAPYIDITGASAHSRIDAGEFCEKDWCPENYSGRNYGMVTLETALKYSYNTAAVRMLDQIGIEKGFSYLEPFQFKNIFEKDHKLPAAIGGVHIGVSPLELTNAYTTFGNNGLYYQNHAITKVTDLNGQTLYEWNDEPTRVWKESTNTQMLSLLTSVVKRGTGQKANFSSDYIGGKTGTSNNYYDLWFAGLTDTYTGAVWVGKDQPANIESSYTKAPQQLIWKEMMK, from the coding sequence ATGCGGAGTTTATTTGGCTGGATCCTTATCATTTTAATGATTCCCATTTTTCTCCTTTGTGGAATTGTAGCAGGAAAAGAATCTCAAGCTGTTAAAGGATTAGGAACTGTATTAGATGAAAAGATCCCTATTGATTCTGTCCAACTAGTTGAAAACAGTTATATCTTCGATCATGAAGGTCGTCTTATATCAGAGGTTATCAATGCTCAGCAAAATCGAACGTACCTTTCATTCGAGGATATTCCTGAGATTGTCAAAACATTATATATCGAATCAGAGGACAATCGTTTTTATGAGCATATCGGATTTGATGCAGCAGGTATGCTTCGCGCAGTATTAATTAACGCCCAGTCCCAATCGGTTGAGCAAGGTGGGAGTACTATTACCCAGCAATTAGCACGGAATGTTTTTTTGTCACATGAACAATCTTATAACAGAAAACTAAGTGAGCTTTTATATTCTTATCAATTGGAAAAAAACTTCAGTAAAGAACAAATCTTAGAAGCCTACTTAAATGTCATCTATTTCGGAAATGGAACATATGGAATCGGAACTGCTTCGACTTATTATTTTAATAAACAAATTCAAGAATTAAGCCTAGCTGAACTGGTTTTTATTAGTGCGATACCAAATAATCCAACAATGTACGACCCAGTAAAAAACTTTAAGGCAACAAAAGAACGTCAAGAAAGATTGCTTCAGCTTCTTTATGAAAATGGTGCAATTTCAAATGATGAGTTAAGGAATGCCATAAATGATTCTATAACCCTTTCGATAAAATCCCGTATTGATACAAATGCTGATTATGTAACTTATGTGCATTACGAGTTAAAGCAACTAATCGCAGAAAAGGAAGGCATTTCTAAACAGCTAGAAACAACAAAAAATAAAGAATCACTTGAAAAACAACTAAATGAAAGAGTAAATAAAGTGCTAAGCAATGGTGTAATTATTCATACCGGATTGGAATCTGAGCGACAGAATACATTAGTACGTGCAATAGAAAAGTATATTCCATCAAATGATATACAGGGTTCAGCAGCAGTCATTAATCACAAAACACACCAAATTGTCGCTTTATCAGGTGGAAAAGATTATGAGAAATATGCATTTAATAGAGCTTTTCAAGCATATAGACAACCTGGCTCAGCTATTAAACCTCTGCTTGATTATGCTCCTTACATTGACATAACAGGTGCATCAGCTCACTCAAGAATTGATGCAGGTGAATTTTGTGAAAAAGATTGGTGTCCGGAAAATTACAGCGGAAGAAATTATGGAATGGTTACATTAGAGACCGCTCTAAAATATTCCTATAATACGGCAGCTGTCCGGATGCTCGACCAAATAGGCATTGAAAAAGGGTTTAGTTACTTGGAACCTTTTCAGTTTAAGAACATCTTTGAAAAGGATCATAAGCTTCCAGCGGCAATCGGTGGAGTACACATAGGAGTATCACCACTAGAATTAACAAATGCTTACACAACATTCGGCAATAACGGGCTATATTATCAAAACCATGCGATCACAAAAGTGACAGATTTAAATGGTCAAACTCTTTATGAATGGAATGATGAGCCTACTCGTGTATGGAAGGAATCCACTAATACACAAATGCTTTCACTACTCACCTCAGTTGTAAAAAGAGGAACCGGACAAAAGGCAAATTTCTCAAGTGATTATATTGGTGGAAAAACAGGTACTTCTAACAATTATTATGACCTCTGGTTTGCCGGGCTAACAGATACCTATACAGGAGCTGTTTGGGTTGGAAAGGATCAACCAGCAAACATAGAAAGTTCTTATACAAAAGCACCTCAACAACTTATATGGAAAGAGATGATGAAATAG
- the kapD gene encoding 3'-5' exonuclease KapD — MPEGKSNPKGFYPEIIEVGIVSVINHKIEEKFSSYVKPKQFPILSERCKTFLQISQEKIDQGMTFTELLSILSNYNQKAPTTVITWGNMDMKVLRHNCEISKIEFPFTGKFRDLSMEYKKFFGDRNQTGLWKAVEEYGKKATGKHHRALDDALTTYNLFKLVEDDKRYLQKPTPPTIGDRIDLSEVLNKYAT; from the coding sequence ATGCCGGAAGGGAAATCAAACCCAAAGGGATTTTACCCTGAAATTATTGAAGTGGGTATTGTGTCAGTTATAAATCATAAGATTGAAGAGAAATTCTCCTCATATGTAAAGCCAAAACAATTCCCCATTTTAAGTGAACGCTGTAAAACCTTTCTACAAATTTCACAGGAAAAAATAGATCAGGGTATGACGTTTACAGAACTGTTAAGTATCTTATCTAATTATAATCAAAAAGCTCCTACAACAGTTATTACATGGGGAAATATGGATATGAAAGTATTAAGACATAATTGTGAAATAAGTAAGATAGAATTTCCGTTTACCGGAAAATTTAGAGATCTATCAATGGAATATAAAAAATTCTTCGGAGATCGTAATCAAACAGGTTTATGGAAGGCTGTTGAAGAATACGGAAAGAAAGCTACCGGAAAACATCATCGTGCATTGGATGATGCACTGACTACTTATAATTTATTTAAGTTAGTTGAAGATGATAAAAGATATTTACAAAAACCGACTCCACCTACAATTGGAGACCGAATCGACTTATCAGAGGTTTTAAATAAATATGCAACATAA
- a CDS encoding kinase-associated lipoprotein B, with protein sequence MDDKKIGEVVTGIYKTGKYIGVITDVRPMHYLVQVKAVIKHPQQGDLHNPKQADVQMFHERRALAFNEQTNVPKQMVRYFEGDIPNYRQSLENAVNTMKQELEEMNTEWAIQSLNRLHVLEKDYFPN encoded by the coding sequence ATGGATGATAAGAAAATTGGAGAGGTTGTAACAGGGATTTATAAAACTGGAAAATATATCGGTGTTATTACTGACGTTCGACCAATGCATTACTTAGTCCAAGTAAAAGCAGTGATTAAGCACCCTCAACAAGGAGATTTACATAACCCGAAACAAGCAGATGTTCAAATGTTTCATGAACGAAGAGCTTTAGCTTTTAATGAACAAACAAATGTACCGAAGCAGATGGTGAGATATTTTGAAGGAGATATTCCAAATTATCGTCAGTCACTAGAGAATGCTGTGAATACAATGAAACAGGAATTAGAAGAAATGAACACAGAGTGGGCTATACAATCACTTAACAGATTACATGTGTTGGAAAAAGATTATTTTCCTAATTAA
- a CDS encoding superoxide dismutase family protein, giving the protein MKYITMLSMVFLFILSGCMEKEITKMDVEMFNASGDSLGTIKVSEQPEGVELDVMLEGLPDGELGIHLHEKGTCEAPDFKSAGNHFNPDEKQHGLLHPEGAHAGDLPNIISENGKAEATLMAPQLTLKADKKNSLLRQEGTSIVITDGKDDGMTQPAGNSGQRIACGEITEKEADRSDKKEVKPEEEEKK; this is encoded by the coding sequence ATGAAGTATATAACAATGTTATCAATGGTGTTTCTTTTTATTTTATCCGGTTGTATGGAAAAAGAAATAACGAAAATGGATGTTGAAATGTTTAATGCAAGTGGAGACTCCTTAGGAACAATAAAAGTTTCGGAGCAGCCTGAAGGAGTTGAACTGGATGTGATGCTGGAAGGATTGCCAGATGGAGAGCTTGGCATACACCTGCATGAAAAGGGAACATGTGAAGCTCCTGATTTTAAATCAGCTGGAAATCATTTTAATCCTGATGAAAAACAGCACGGCTTGCTACATCCGGAAGGTGCTCACGCAGGAGATTTGCCTAATATCATTTCTGAAAATGGGAAAGCTGAAGCAACATTAATGGCTCCTCAATTAACATTAAAGGCTGACAAGAAAAACTCCTTGCTTCGTCAAGAGGGTACATCTATTGTTATCACTGATGGAAAAGACGATGGAATGACACAGCCGGCAGGTAATTCCGGACAGCGAATTGCTTGTGGAGAAATTACTGAAAAAGAGGCAGATCGAAGTGATAAGAAGGAAGTAAAGCCTGAGGAAGAAGAGAAGAAATAG
- a CDS encoding ATP-binding protein, translating into MELVKDIILQTTFVILPIFIFHLFWLSRNHLNALKTNIPLITIGCMISAILCIITPIEIIDGVYFNLHTIPLFIAIAYGGYIPGFLTLLSTLAYFVYPYEYSLFYLFISIVVYSVISLSIRNNWLTYTLRKKFIFSLLYGVTILCYSIVSFIIVSVLDDEAIKLNPIILISISIVILTLLLTLLIYLTEYMRSTAVLRLELVKAEKLSIVSELAASVAHEVRNPLTVVRGFVQLIGNSPESTDSQRKEYMNLVLAELDRAQSIITDYLGIAGQQQIQKEKVNLTKTLNEVTMLMTSYANFKTVRFNCEIEKNLFVFGDRSRLKQVFINIIKNSIEAVPGINGIVTIKAEVKEEYIYIKISDNGVGMTKEQIERLGEPYYSLKENGTGLGLTVTYSIINSHGGSVKYSSELNKGTVAIIRLPFFIHKSTAHSYEAHQNLG; encoded by the coding sequence ATGGAACTCGTAAAAGATATTATCCTTCAAACAACATTTGTCATTTTACCAATTTTTATCTTTCATCTATTTTGGTTAAGTAGAAATCATCTTAATGCATTGAAAACGAATATTCCTTTAATCACAATTGGTTGTATGATTTCAGCCATTCTTTGTATCATTACTCCAATTGAAATTATTGATGGTGTATATTTTAATCTGCATACAATTCCATTGTTTATTGCCATTGCATATGGTGGCTATATTCCAGGCTTTCTAACTCTTTTATCAACTTTAGCTTATTTTGTGTACCCATATGAATACAGTCTGTTTTATCTGTTTATTAGTATTGTGGTCTATAGTGTTATTTCCTTATCAATACGAAATAATTGGCTTACATACACTTTAAGGAAAAAATTCATATTTTCACTACTATATGGAGTTACGATTCTGTGTTATTCTATCGTTTCATTTATAATTGTAAGCGTTTTAGACGATGAGGCCATTAAATTAAATCCAATTATACTTATCAGTATTTCTATAGTCATTTTAACCCTATTGCTAACCTTATTAATTTATCTAACAGAATATATGAGATCTACAGCAGTTCTGCGATTAGAGTTAGTGAAAGCTGAAAAGCTGTCTATAGTGAGTGAACTTGCCGCAAGTGTAGCACATGAAGTCAGAAATCCATTGACTGTTGTTCGAGGCTTCGTCCAGTTAATCGGTAATTCACCTGAAAGTACAGATAGTCAAAGAAAAGAATACATGAATCTTGTTCTGGCCGAATTAGACCGAGCACAATCCATTATCACAGATTATCTTGGGATAGCTGGTCAACAACAGATACAAAAGGAAAAGGTTAATTTAACAAAAACTCTAAATGAAGTTACCATGTTAATGACATCATATGCTAATTTTAAAACTGTGAGATTCAATTGTGAGATTGAAAAGAACTTGTTTGTATTTGGTGATCGCTCTAGATTAAAGCAAGTTTTTATTAATATTATTAAAAATTCTATTGAAGCCGTACCAGGTATAAACGGAATTGTAACAATTAAAGCAGAAGTAAAGGAAGAATACATCTATATTAAGATATCTGATAATGGCGTTGGAATGACGAAAGAACAAATTGAACGATTAGGCGAGCCTTATTATTCACTGAAAGAAAATGGAACAGGTCTTGGGTTAACTGTTACGTACAGCATCATCAATAGTCACGGCGGATCTGTTAAATATTCAAGTGAACTAAACAAAGGGACAGTTGCTATAATTCGATTACCTTTCTTTATTCATAAAAGTACTGCTCATTCATATGAAGCACATCAAAATTTAGGGTAG
- a CDS encoding MalY/PatB family protein, with amino-acid sequence MSRFDKVIDRKQTDSVKWDYTKKIFGVEDVLPMWVADMDFSVPDEVIEVLHTRADHGIFGYTMPGTKMEKAVQSWVKKRHNWEINPKNITYTPGIVTAISLAIHAFTAGDDKIVVQPPVYYPFFEIAQKHEREVLYNNLILNEDFRYEIDFADLENKLSDDKTKLFILCNPHNPGGRVWSREELTKLGDLCVKHNVIIISDDIHSDLLLFGSRYTPIASIREDIAKQTITCIAPSKTFNLAGLQASMVLIPNDSLRRKYHNVQQIFGLLSINTLGADAMEAAYSYGEKWLDELLPYLEENVVIIENYLKEHLPDIKVMRPEATYLVWLDARSLKKTDRELQDLLLKKGKLALHVGSKFGENGEGFLRMNIACPKETLMTGLERLVTALKA; translated from the coding sequence ATGAGTCGATTTGATAAGGTTATTGATCGAAAACAAACAGATTCTGTTAAGTGGGATTATACAAAGAAAATTTTCGGTGTAGAAGATGTCTTACCAATGTGGGTCGCTGATATGGATTTTTCAGTACCTGATGAAGTGATAGAGGTATTACACACTCGTGCTGATCACGGTATATTTGGTTATACAATGCCTGGAACAAAAATGGAGAAAGCTGTTCAGAGCTGGGTAAAAAAACGACATAATTGGGAGATAAACCCTAAAAACATTACATATACTCCTGGAATTGTGACGGCTATTAGTTTAGCTATTCATGCATTTACAGCTGGTGACGATAAAATTGTCGTTCAACCGCCTGTTTATTATCCATTCTTTGAAATAGCTCAAAAGCATGAAAGAGAAGTATTATACAATAATCTAATCCTTAATGAAGACTTCCGCTACGAAATTGATTTTGCTGACCTGGAAAATAAGCTTTCTGACGATAAAACAAAGTTGTTTATCCTTTGTAACCCTCATAATCCAGGAGGGAGAGTTTGGTCACGTGAAGAATTGACTAAACTAGGTGATCTCTGTGTTAAGCATAATGTCATCATTATCTCGGATGACATTCATTCAGATCTATTATTATTTGGAAGTAGGTACACACCGATCGCATCTATTCGTGAGGATATAGCTAAACAAACAATTACATGTATCGCACCAAGTAAAACATTTAATCTAGCAGGCCTGCAAGCTTCTATGGTGCTTATCCCAAATGATTCCCTTAGACGCAAGTATCATAATGTTCAGCAAATTTTCGGCCTTTTAAGTATTAATACATTAGGTGCAGATGCAATGGAAGCAGCCTACTCTTACGGAGAAAAATGGCTTGATGAGCTACTTCCCTATCTTGAGGAAAATGTTGTTATCATTGAGAACTATTTGAAAGAGCATTTACCAGACATTAAAGTTATGAGGCCTGAAGCAACATACCTTGTATGGCTTGATGCCAGGAGTTTAAAGAAAACGGATAGAGAGCTGCAAGACCTTCTTCTCAAAAAAGGTAAACTTGCTTTACATGTAGGATCAAAGTTTGGAGAAAATGGTGAAGGCTTTTTAAGAATGAATATTGCATGTCCTAAAGAGACTCTTATGACAGGGTTGGAAAGGTTAGTCACAGCTTTAAAAGCTTAA
- a CDS encoding DUF1871 family protein — protein MKTLEAQQTNLKIMDVLLQWDPLGYGAGHYETEVVDVLQAVHLLEDDRKLARKIQAIFEFSFEEIIPLSECEIMAGKLLLIKNNSSCEL, from the coding sequence GTGAAAACATTGGAAGCACAACAAACTAATTTAAAAATAATGGATGTATTATTACAATGGGATCCTTTAGGATATGGTGCAGGTCATTATGAAACAGAGGTAGTCGATGTATTGCAAGCTGTTCACCTTTTGGAGGATGACAGAAAGCTTGCGAGAAAAATACAGGCTATTTTTGAATTCTCATTTGAAGAAATTATTCCACTTTCCGAATGTGAAATAATGGCAGGGAAACTTTTGCTTATAAAAAACAACTCAAGCTGTGAGCTTTAA
- a CDS encoding alpha/beta fold hydrolase, producing the protein MDYYCSTMNLFGINVHYEVYKRNPHNPTIVLIHGFLSSSFCYRKIIPILKEDFTLVTIDLPPFGKTEKSTKFVHSYTNMAKIVIQLVEGLNIKKAYLVGHSMGGQVSLNAAKQRPDLFEKVVLLCSSGYMKGVHPSLKIGSYFPYFYIGIKHWLARQGVLKNLYNVVHDRTLIDQEMMDGYMEPFLDDKIFRALNRMIRDHEGDLSSEELKQIEQPSLLLWGNEDKVVPVHIGERLKMDLPNSTFFSFKQTGHLVPEERPDHVSEKIATFLYQAT; encoded by the coding sequence ATGGATTATTATTGCAGTACGATGAATCTTTTTGGCATAAACGTTCACTATGAGGTATACAAACGCAACCCCCATAACCCAACTATTGTATTAATTCACGGATTTCTCTCCTCGAGCTTTTGTTATCGTAAGATTATTCCAATTTTAAAGGAAGATTTCACTCTTGTCACAATTGATCTTCCTCCATTTGGAAAAACAGAGAAATCAACAAAGTTTGTTCATTCGTACACAAATATGGCGAAAATTGTCATACAATTAGTAGAGGGGTTAAATATTAAGAAAGCATACCTTGTAGGACATTCAATGGGTGGACAAGTTTCATTAAATGCTGCCAAACAGAGACCGGATTTATTTGAGAAAGTTGTCTTATTGTGCAGCTCCGGCTATATGAAAGGTGTTCATCCGAGTTTAAAGATCGGTTCATATTTCCCTTACTTTTATATAGGTATAAAGCATTGGTTAGCAAGGCAAGGTGTTTTAAAAAATTTATACAATGTTGTTCATGATCGAACTCTCATTGACCAGGAAATGATGGATGGGTATATGGAGCCCTTCCTCGATGATAAAATTTTCCGAGCCTTAAATCGGATGATACGTGATCATGAAGGAGATCTCTCCTCAGAAGAATTAAAGCAAATTGAACAACCAAGCTTACTTCTTTGGGGTAATGAAGACAAAGTAGTTCCTGTCCATATTGGAGAAAGATTAAAGATGGATTTACCGAATTCAACTTTTTTCTCTTTTAAACAAACAGGACATCTTGTACCTGAAGAAAGACCTGATCATGTTTCTGAAAAAATTGCAACATTCCTCTATCAAGCAACTTAA
- a CDS encoding Lrp/AsnC family transcriptional regulator: MKFSEKEVELLELLQDDCRLTGEQIAKMIDLSVDETKEMIKKLEEQRIIVDYTAQINWGKVEGHEGVKAMIDVKVQPKRGVGFDDIAKRIYRFNEVKSVYLMSGAYDLSVIIEGKSMSAIAQFVSEKLSTLDSVLSTTTHFILKKYKHDGTIFEQDDEDKRIVVSP; the protein is encoded by the coding sequence ATGAAGTTTAGTGAAAAAGAAGTGGAGCTGTTAGAGTTATTACAAGACGACTGCCGCTTAACCGGAGAACAAATCGCTAAAATGATTGATCTATCTGTAGATGAAACGAAAGAAATGATAAAAAAGCTTGAAGAGCAGCGAATTATCGTTGACTATACAGCACAAATAAACTGGGGAAAAGTTGAAGGTCATGAAGGTGTTAAGGCAATGATCGATGTAAAAGTTCAACCGAAGCGCGGTGTTGGCTTTGACGATATTGCGAAGCGCATTTACCGCTTTAATGAAGTAAAATCAGTTTATCTCATGTCTGGAGCATATGATCTCTCCGTCATCATTGAGGGCAAGTCAATGTCTGCGATTGCACAGTTTGTGTCTGAAAAGCTTTCTACTTTAGATTCAGTGTTATCAACAACAACTCATTTTATCTTAAAGAAATATAAACATGATGGTACTATATTTGAACAAGATGATGAGGATAAAAGAATCGTGGTATCTCCATGA
- a CDS encoding aminotransferase, whose product MIEPSNYLSSTVKNLKPSGIRKFFDLASSMEGVISLGVGEPDFVTPWNVREASILSLEQGHTSYTANAGLLELRKEISHYVKEKTGITYSAKEEVLVTVGASQALDIALRAIVNPGDEVIVIEPSFVAYSSLVSLAGGVPVSVQTSGELEFKLQPSDLEKAITDKTKAIILCSPSNPTGTVLNKEDLEKIAGIIEKHDLLVISDEIYAELTYDETYTSFVSVKGMAERTILVSGFSKGFAMTGWRLGYVAAHQEFLGAMLKIHQYAMMCAPTMAQYAAIEAIKNGKEDVMHMKKSYRQRRNLFVNALNEMGLSCHVPGGAFYAFPSIQKTNLSSEDFAEQLLMEEKVAVVPGSVFGESGEGYIRCSYASSLEQLQEALRRMQRFVEKKC is encoded by the coding sequence ATGATTGAACCGTCTAATTATCTCTCAAGTACAGTCAAAAACTTAAAACCATCGGGAATTCGAAAGTTTTTTGACTTAGCTTCAAGCATGGAAGGTGTTATCTCTTTAGGTGTAGGTGAGCCAGATTTTGTTACCCCATGGAATGTGAGGGAAGCAAGTATTTTATCACTTGAGCAAGGACATACATCTTATACAGCCAATGCCGGATTGCTTGAATTAAGAAAAGAGATTAGTCATTACGTAAAGGAAAAAACGGGTATCACATACAGTGCAAAAGAAGAAGTTCTTGTAACTGTCGGTGCAAGCCAAGCACTTGATATTGCGTTAAGAGCGATTGTAAATCCCGGCGATGAAGTAATTGTCATCGAACCTAGCTTTGTTGCGTACTCGTCTTTAGTATCATTAGCAGGAGGAGTTCCTGTTTCTGTCCAAACAAGCGGGGAATTGGAATTTAAGTTACAACCCTCTGATTTAGAAAAAGCGATTACAGATAAAACAAAAGCGATTATTTTATGTTCTCCAAGTAACCCAACCGGAACTGTTCTCAATAAAGAGGACCTTGAAAAAATAGCTGGTATCATTGAAAAACATGATTTACTAGTTATTTCAGATGAAATATATGCTGAGCTGACCTATGATGAGACGTACACAAGCTTTGTTTCTGTTAAGGGAATGGCTGAAAGAACAATTCTTGTCTCAGGCTTCTCAAAAGGGTTTGCAATGACAGGTTGGCGTTTAGGATATGTTGCCGCACACCAGGAGTTTTTGGGTGCTATGTTAAAAATCCATCAATATGCAATGATGTGTGCTCCAACGATGGCTCAATACGCTGCTATTGAAGCGATTAAAAATGGAAAAGAAGATGTTATGCACATGAAAAAAAGCTACAGACAACGTAGAAACTTGTTTGTTAATGCTTTAAATGAAATGGGGCTTTCCTGTCATGTGCCTGGCGGTGCTTTTTATGCATTTCCTTCTATTCAGAAAACAAATCTTTCTTCAGAGGATTTTGCAGAGCAACTGTTAATGGAAGAAAAGGTAGCAGTTGTTCCTGGAAGTGTATTTGGTGAAAGTGGTGAGGGATATATTCGTTGTTCCTATGCATCTTCACTAGAACAACTTCAAGAGGCATTAAGAAGAATGCAGCGATTTGTAGAAAAAAAATGCTGA
- a CDS encoding RNA polymerase sigma factor has product MNEEDLILKAKQGNMTAFQQLVEIHYPIVEKFAYQLGNRHDEIEDITQEVFIRVYRFLDQFTKAKFSTWLYKITLNVTRDFARKRQSNLRKVFKIQQDFRNDDYPETEAEVIRNEEDRMLHLAIQKLDEKYRIPIVLFYFHEKKYEEIAEIMSISLSTVKTRILRGKTMLKKVLEEFKQKEGDIHG; this is encoded by the coding sequence ATGAATGAAGAGGATTTAATTTTAAAAGCTAAACAAGGCAATATGACAGCATTCCAGCAGCTTGTAGAAATACATTATCCCATCGTTGAGAAATTTGCCTACCAATTAGGAAATAGACATGATGAGATTGAAGATATCACCCAGGAAGTATTTATCCGTGTATATCGTTTTCTTGATCAATTTACGAAAGCTAAATTTTCTACTTGGCTATATAAAATCACTTTAAATGTTACAAGAGATTTTGCACGTAAACGACAGTCTAACCTTCGAAAGGTATTTAAAATACAACAGGACTTTAGAAATGATGACTATCCTGAAACAGAAGCAGAAGTAATTCGAAATGAAGAAGACCGTATGCTGCATTTAGCCATTCAAAAACTGGATGAAAAATATCGAATTCCAATCGTGTTATTTTATTTTCATGAAAAAAAATATGAAGAAATTGCTGAAATCATGTCCATTTCGTTATCTACAGTTAAAACGAGAATACTTAGAGGAAAAACAATGCTAAAGAAAGTGTTAGAAGAGTTTAAACAGAAAGAAGGTGACATACATGGATGA